Proteins from a single region of Sylvia atricapilla isolate bSylAtr1 chromosome 9, bSylAtr1.pri, whole genome shotgun sequence:
- the RPS8 gene encoding LOW QUALITY PROTEIN: small ribosomal subunit protein eS8 (The sequence of the model RefSeq protein was modified relative to this genomic sequence to represent the inferred CDS: inserted 2 bases in 2 codons; deleted 3 bases in 2 codons): MGISRDNWHKRRKTGGKRKPYHKKKYELGRPPANTKIGPRRIHTVRVRGGNKKYRAXRLDVGNFSWGSECCTRKTRIIDVVYNASNNELVRTXTLVKNCIVLIDSTPYRQWYEAHYALPLGRKKGAKLDTPEEEEILNKKAFKKIQKKYDERKKNAKIASILEEQFQQGSYLVTCIASRPGQCGRADGYVLEGKELEFYLRKIKARKGK, from the exons ATGG GTATCTCCAGGGACAACTGGCACAAGCGTCGCAAGACTGGGGGCAAGAGGAAGCCCTACCATAAGAAGAAGTATGAGTTGGGGCGACCTCCCGCCAACACTAAG ATTGGCCCACGCCGGATTCATACTGTGAGAGTTCGTGGGGGAAATAAGAAGTACCGAG CTCGGTTGGATGTTGGCAACTTCTCCTGGGGGTCAGAAT GCTGCACTCGCAAGACCAGGATTATTGACGTTGTGTACAACGCTTCCAACAACGAGCTGGTGCGGA AGACACTGGTGAAGAACTGCATCGTGCTCATTGACAGCACCCCCTACCGGCAGTGGTACGAGGCCCACTATGCCCTGCCCCTCGGACGCAAGAAGGGCGCCAAACTGGAC ACTcctgaagaggaggaaataCTGAACAAGAAAGCGTTCAAA AAGATCCAGAAAAAATATGATGAGCGAAAGAAGAATGCCAAGATAGCAAGTATTCTTGAGGAGCAGTTCCAGCAAGGAAGCTACTTGGTGA CCTGCATTGCCTCCAGACCTGGACAGTGTGGCCGAGCCGATGGCTACGTGTTGGAA GGCAAGGAATTGGAGTTCTACTTGAGGAAGATCAAGGCCAGAAAAGGCAAATGA
- the KIF2C gene encoding kinesin-like protein KIF2C: MDSRLYRNVHPGAAINILRSNGLIHKATVKFVNVEQSCVTVEWCGGWRYQGKEVDINAVVAINPELFELPPADVKENAPLQDNVALQVKQKCRTTLSKIPAPREVAAVTSNASAHEQKIQAVRGRSRISAIPESQCSLRCVLEEEMTVDPCAPLQTGRYSSLPAGQTRARRLGCGPEASLSSVNGNTENHLPAARTSSSETPVQRRSNIVKEMEKMRSKREERRAQISEIRLKKAQEFDSTCPNWEFARMIKEFRATLNCQPISISDPIEEHRICVCVRKRPLNRHELQKKECDVVTVPSKSVLMVHEPKQKVDLKKYLETQTFRFDFSFDETSSNEMVYRFTARPLVETIFEGGKATCFAYGQTGSGKTHTMGGDFSGRTQNASKGLYAFASQDVFLLLNQPRYRSQNLEVYVTFFEIYNGKVFDLLNKKAKLRVLEDGKQQVQVVGLQEKPVGCAEDVIKMITVGSACRTSGQTPANASSSRSHACFQIILRRRGQMIGKFSLVDLAGNERGADTSSADRQTRMEGAEINKSLLALKECIRALGQNKSHTPFRESKLTQVLRDSFIGANSRTCMIAMISPGMSSCEHTLNTLRYADRVKELSPHDGGSETQSQMETEETETSTEGPGLQLGRSKIEEEELSPHTCSYREVMIQISEREEKVVEQLRELRQRMTSELDYLLGVTEKPDYDLETFVSRAKYFIEDSSRSFLSVRETLDALATALQLEEQASKQISWQRP, from the exons ATGGATTCCCGCCTCTACCGGAACGTCCATCCCGGCGCCGCTATCAACATCCTGCGGAGCAACG GCTTAATCCACAAGGCAACGGTGAAGTTCGTGAATGTGGAGCAGTCCTGCGTGACCGTGGAGTGGTGTGGAGGGTGGCGCTACCAAGGCAAGGAG GTTGatattaatgctgtagttgcAATAAACCCTGAATTATTTGAACTACCTCCTGCTGATGTGAAAGAGAATGCTCCTTTGCAAGACAATGTAGCTTTGCAGGTAA aacagaaatgtaGAACAACCCTTTCAAAAATTCCTGCTCCACGGGAAG ttgCAGCAGTCACATCTAATGCCTCTGCTCATGAGCAGAAGATACAAG CTGTGCGTGGCCGTTCCAGGATCTCTGCTATCCCAGAATCCCAGTGCAGCCTCCGTTGTGTATTGGAAGAGGAGATGACAGTAGATCCCTGCGCTCCTTTGCAAACCGGAAGGTATTCGTCGCTCCCTG CTGGCCAAACCAGGGCTCGCAGGCTGGGCTGTGGTCCAGAAGCCTCACTGTCAAGTGtaaatggaaatacagaaaatcatCTGCCTGCTGCTAGAACAAGCTCTTCAGAGACCCCAG TTCAAAGAAGATCTAATATTGtgaaagagatggagaaaatgaggagcaagagagaagaaaggagagctCAAATCAGTGAAATCAGGCTAAAAAAAGCGCAG GAGTTTGACAGCACCTGTCCAAACTGGGAGTTTGCACGTATGATCAAGGAATTCAGAGCAACTTTAAACTGCCAGCCAATATCTATAAGTGATCCA ATAGAAGAGCACAGGATTTGTGTCTGTGTGAGAAAGCGCCCTCTCAATAGGCATG AACttcaaaaaaaggaatgtgATGTGGTTACTGTTCCGAGCAAGTCTGTCCTGATGGTGCATGAGCCAAAGCAGAAAGTGGACCTAAAAAAATACCTTGAAACCCAGACATTTAGATTTGACTTTTCATTTGATGAAACTTCTTCAAATGAAATGGTATACAG ATTCACTGCTAGACCTCTTGTAGAGACCATCTTTGAGGGTGGGAAGGCAACATGCTTTGCGTATGGCCAGACAGGCAGTGGCAAGACACAT ACTATGGGCGGAGACTTCTCCGGGAGAACCCAGAATGCCTCAAAGGGCCTGTATGCTTTTGCCT CACAAGATGTCTTCCTCCTCCTAAACCAGCCCAGATACAGGAGCCAGAATCTGGAAGTCTATGTGACTTTCTTTGAAATATACAATGGAAAA GTGTTTGACCTGTTGAATAAGAAGGCCAAGCTTCGAGTCCTGGAGGATGGCAAGCAACAGGTCCAGGTTGTTGGTCTCCAAGAAAAACCAGTTGGCTGTGCCGAGGATGTCATCAAAATGATCACAGTTGGCAGTGCCTGCAG AACATCTGGGCAAACTCCTGCAAATGCCAGCTCTTCAAGGTCACATGCCTGCTTCCAAATCATACTGCGCCGAAGAGGACAAATGATTGGCAAATTTTCCTTGGTGGATCTGGCAGGAAATGAAAGGGGTGCAGACACATCTAGTGCTGATCGGCAGACACGGATGGAAGGAGCTGAAATCAATAAGAGCTTGTTGGCTTTGAAG GAGTGCATCCGAGCTTTAGGGCAGAACAAGTCTCATACCCCTTTTCGGGAGAGCAAGCTGACACAGGTGCTAAGGGACTCTTTCATAGGAGCAAACTCAAGGACCTGCATG aTAGCAATGATTTCTCCAGGCATGAGTTCGTGTGAGCACACCTTAAACACACTGAGATACGCTGACAG AGTGAAAGAGCTCAGCCCTCATGATGGAGGTAGTGAAACTCAGAGTCAGATGGAGACTGAGGAGACTGAGACCAGTACAGAAGGCCCAGGTCTTCAACTCGGT CGCTCCAAGATTGAAGAGGAAGAACTCTCTCCTCACACGTGCAGCTATCGAGAGGTTATGATTCAAATCAGTGAACGGGAGGAGAAGGTTGTAGAACAGCTCAGAGAACTGAGACAG AGAATGACTTCTGAACTTGACTACCTCTTGGGAGTCACAGAGAAACCCGACTATGATCTCGAGACCTTTGTGAGCAGAGCTAAATACTTCATAGAGGACAGCTCAAGGAGTTTCCTCAGTGTCAGAG AAACACTGGATGCCCTGGCGACTGCCCTGCAACTGGAGGAGCAAGCCAGCAAGCAGATCAGCTGGCAGAGACCTTAG